In the genome of Leeuwenhoekiella sp. MAR_2009_132, one region contains:
- a CDS encoding NUMOD4 domain-containing protein → MKENENWKDIPDFEGLYQVSDLGRLRNLETGRFIGSVETLTGFVKVRFSNKDHFSIHRLVMELFNKYEPLNIRHIDGNKENNALSNLEYTNKRVPGISEISIKLRNSKVENKLDKFIESQSKWNQKKYGNEQK, encoded by the coding sequence ATGAAGGAAAATGAGAATTGGAAAGACATACCGGATTTTGAAGGTCTTTATCAGGTTTCAGATTTAGGTAGGTTAAGAAATTTGGAAACCGGCAGGTTTATAGGAAGTGTAGAAACCTTAACGGGTTTTGTGAAAGTTCGTTTTTCTAATAAAGATCACTTTTCAATTCACAGGCTTGTAATGGAGCTTTTCAATAAATACGAACCATTGAACATAAGGCATATTGACGGTAACAAAGAGAACAACGCTTTATCTAATCTGGAATACACAAATAAAAGAGTTCCAGGTATAAGCGAAATCAGTATAAAACTCAGAAATTCTAAAGTAGAAAACAAACTTGATAAGTTCATAGAGTCTCAATCAAAGTGGAATCAAAAAAAGTACGGCAATGAACAGAAATAA
- a CDS encoding nucleotide-binding protein, translating to MKPRIFIGSSIEALDIAYAIQENLQYDSNPTVWTQGIFQLSNSSLDDLINALENFDFGIFVFKPDDIIEIRKEKLNTVRDNVIFELGLFIGRLGKRKVFFIIPNSTKNFHLPTDLIGVNPGKYDDERSDHNLIAALGPFCNQVRNELQSFIMENLEDIQDEPNYIKQIVIKKSKYWEFEFASKLLESRLKKINQTYIEIEEGLVIQRTKRVTDKEFFYWVKDVTLPDLKNFVDLFQSCANKLIEGFGEFGTPGVPIEIKNSIDRIDQLCKELIRWEYELNCLVVPEELQHIKINLQLLTKSLIVNDLNKLQKDLQNVVDFQSNELEINFTPKLPDTFQNVIKDFEIYFDI from the coding sequence ATGAAACCAAGAATATTTATAGGTTCTTCAATAGAAGCATTGGATATTGCATATGCAATTCAAGAAAACCTTCAATATGATTCTAATCCAACAGTATGGACACAGGGTATTTTTCAGCTTTCAAATAGTTCTTTAGACGATTTAATAAATGCTCTTGAAAATTTTGACTTTGGAATATTTGTATTTAAGCCAGATGACATTATTGAAATAAGAAAAGAAAAATTAAATACAGTTAGAGACAATGTAATTTTTGAACTGGGTCTTTTCATTGGTAGATTGGGTAAAAGAAAAGTATTTTTTATAATTCCAAATTCTACTAAAAATTTCCATTTACCTACAGATTTAATAGGAGTTAATCCGGGAAAGTATGATGATGAAAGAAGTGATCATAACCTTATTGCCGCCCTTGGTCCATTTTGTAATCAAGTTAGGAATGAATTGCAGAGTTTTATAATGGAAAACTTGGAAGACATTCAAGATGAACCAAATTACATCAAGCAAATAGTAATAAAAAAATCAAAGTATTGGGAATTTGAATTTGCATCAAAATTACTAGAATCAAGATTGAAAAAAATAAACCAAACGTATATTGAAATAGAAGAAGGTTTGGTAATACAAAGAACAAAAAGAGTAACTGATAAAGAATTTTTCTATTGGGTAAAAGATGTGACTTTACCTGATTTGAAAAATTTTGTGGATTTATTTCAGTCCTGCGCAAACAAATTAATTGAAGGTTTCGGAGAATTCGGAACTCCTGGAGTTCCGATCGAAATCAAAAATTCAATTGATAGAATTGATCAACTTTGCAAAGAATTAATAAGGTGGGAATATGAACTGAATTGTTTAGTTGTTCCTGAAGAATTACAACATATTAAAATTAATCTCCAATTACTAACCAAATCACTCATTGTAAATGATCTAAATAAACTTCAAAAGGATCTTCAAAATGTAGTTGATTTTCAATCAAATGAATTAGAAATAAATTTCACTCCAAAACTTCCTGATACTTTTCAAAATGTAATCAAAGATTTTGAAATTTATTTTGACATATAA
- a CDS encoding tyrosine-type recombinase/integrase, with translation MNIRKWLDLYSRDCKLKYNSESTRNTYTACVKKFLLHFKDEVEPKSISNSKIKDWLLTFQTLNTRKQMLCSINSFYKLTVGMPVKLSKIPYPKKANQLPQVIDKDFLKETIPLIQNLKHRAILTLAYSTGLRVSEVVNLKIKHIESKRGLILVKNAKGNKDRYVPLSETVLQTLREYFKAHQPKEYLFNGQNSLKYSSTSCNVIVKKYLGNNYHFHQLRHSCFTSMLESGTDIRIIQKVAGHKSSKTTEIYTHISNQFLSQVNTPL, from the coding sequence ATGAATATTCGAAAATGGTTAGATCTGTATTCGAGAGATTGTAAGTTAAAATACAACTCAGAAAGCACACGTAATACCTACACAGCCTGTGTAAAAAAATTCCTTTTACACTTCAAAGATGAAGTTGAACCTAAAAGTATAAGCAATTCAAAGATTAAAGATTGGTTACTTACATTTCAAACGCTTAATACGCGCAAGCAAATGCTGTGCAGTATCAATTCTTTCTACAAATTAACAGTTGGTATGCCGGTTAAACTTTCAAAGATCCCTTATCCTAAAAAAGCAAACCAGCTCCCACAGGTAATCGACAAAGATTTTTTAAAAGAAACGATTCCCTTAATTCAGAATCTGAAACACCGGGCTATTTTAACACTTGCTTACTCCACAGGATTAAGAGTGAGTGAAGTAGTGAATCTTAAGATCAAACACATAGAAAGCAAACGAGGTTTGATTTTAGTTAAAAATGCAAAAGGCAACAAAGATCGTTACGTGCCACTAAGCGAAACAGTGCTTCAAACTTTAAGGGAGTATTTCAAAGCGCACCAGCCCAAAGAGTATTTATTTAACGGCCAAAATTCACTTAAATACAGTTCTACAAGCTGCAACGTTATTGTTAAAAAATATTTAGGCAATAACTATCACTTTCACCAGTTGCGACATAGCTGCTTTACGTCAATGCTAGAATCAGGTACAGACATTCGCATCATTCAAAAAGTAGCAGGACATAAAAGCAGTAAAACAACAGAAATTTACACCCACATCAGCAATCAGTTTTTATCGCAGGTAAACACACCTCTTTAA
- a CDS encoding helix-turn-helix domain-containing protein, with product MSTLAPVAIREQLRAARKENKISLRDLADKCEGISYSDISAYENGKKNPSLAKLEILAAALGREWMLK from the coding sequence ATGAGTACTTTAGCACCAGTGGCAATACGGGAACAATTAAGAGCGGCTAGAAAGGAAAATAAGATTAGCCTTAGAGATCTTGCAGACAAATGTGAGGGTATCAGCTATTCAGATATTTCAGCTTACGAAAATGGAAAAAAGAACCCTTCACTTGCAAAACTTGAGATACTTGCTGCTGCTTTAGGAAGGGAATGGATGCTTAAATAA